The following coding sequences lie in one Pseudomonas monsensis genomic window:
- the phnX gene encoding phosphonoacetaldehyde hydrolase — protein MNYVNPDKLQAAILDWAGTVVDFGSFAPTQIFVEAFAEFDVQVSIEEARGPMGMGKWDHIRTLCDQPQVAERYRKAFGRTPTDDDVTAIYNRFMPLQIEKIAEHSALIPGALETIANLRQQGIKIGSCSGYPKQVMDKVVQLAATNGYIADHVVATDEVPNGRPWPAQALANVIALGIDDVAACVKIDDTVPGILEGRRAGMWTVALICSGNALGLDYQGFRALSSDVLASERKRIHALFAGSRPHYMIDTISDLPQVIADINKRLANGEMPQSS, from the coding sequence ATGAATTATGTAAATCCAGACAAACTGCAAGCCGCCATCCTCGACTGGGCCGGCACCGTGGTCGATTTCGGCTCCTTCGCCCCCACCCAGATCTTCGTCGAGGCCTTCGCCGAATTCGATGTACAGGTCTCCATCGAAGAGGCCCGTGGCCCGATGGGCATGGGCAAGTGGGATCACATCCGCACCCTGTGCGATCAGCCGCAGGTCGCCGAGCGCTATCGCAAAGCATTCGGCCGCACACCGACCGACGATGACGTCACCGCGATCTACAACCGCTTCATGCCACTGCAGATCGAGAAGATTGCCGAGCACTCGGCGCTGATTCCCGGCGCCCTGGAGACCATCGCCAATTTGCGTCAGCAGGGGATCAAGATCGGTTCCTGCTCGGGCTATCCGAAGCAGGTGATGGATAAAGTTGTGCAACTGGCCGCCACCAACGGCTACATCGCCGACCACGTGGTCGCCACCGACGAAGTGCCGAACGGTCGCCCTTGGCCGGCACAGGCGTTGGCCAACGTGATTGCGCTGGGCATCGACGACGTGGCCGCGTGCGTGAAAATCGACGACACCGTGCCGGGCATTCTCGAAGGTCGTCGTGCCGGCATGTGGACCGTCGCGCTGATCTGCTCCGGCAATGCGCTGGGCCTGGATTACCAAGGGTTCCGCGCCCTGAGCAGCGACGTGCTGGCCAGTGAGCGCAAGCGTATCCACGCCCTGTTCGCAGGCTCGCGCCCGCACTACATGATCGACACCATCAGCGATCTGCCGCAAGTGATCGCCGACATCAACAAGCGTCTGGCCAACGGTGAAATGCCGCAATCGAGCTGA
- a CDS encoding cytochrome b yields MPWTSSESRYSTVSVLLHWLMLVLLVLVYASMELRGIFPKGSGGRTLIREVHYMLGLTVFVLVWFRLLARSLGPAPKIFPASPRWQITVARLMHWALYLFMISMPILGWLITSAEGHQVMFYGFDLPLLVGENKAFAKQVEGWHVLIATIGYWLIGLHALAGIYHHYVVGDNTLLRMMPKRVER; encoded by the coding sequence ATGCCGTGGACAAGTTCCGAATCACGCTACAGCACCGTGTCGGTCCTGCTGCACTGGCTGATGCTGGTGTTGTTGGTGCTGGTGTACGCCAGCATGGAATTGCGCGGTATCTTCCCCAAAGGCAGCGGCGGCCGCACGCTGATCCGCGAAGTGCATTACATGCTCGGCCTGACCGTGTTCGTGCTGGTGTGGTTTCGCCTGCTGGCGCGCAGCCTCGGCCCGGCGCCGAAGATTTTCCCCGCGTCACCACGCTGGCAGATCACTGTGGCGCGGCTGATGCATTGGGCGCTGTACCTGTTCATGATCAGCATGCCGATTCTCGGCTGGCTGATTACCAGCGCCGAAGGGCATCAAGTGATGTTCTATGGTTTCGACCTGCCGCTGCTGGTGGGGGAAAACAAGGCATTCGCCAAACAAGTGGAAGGCTGGCACGTGCTGATCGCCACAATCGGTTACTGGCTGATCGGGCTGCATGCACTGGCGGGGATTTATCACCACTATGTGGTGGGTGATAACACGTTGTTGCGGATGATGCCCAAACGGGTCGAACGCTGA
- a CDS encoding 1-aminocyclopropane-1-carboxylate deaminase/D-cysteine desulfhydrase: MFLPSSDWLPQAPLEPLQLDWLTRAGIEVAILRLDRIDPLISGNKWFKLIEHLKTADLAGAEGIISLGGAHSNHLHALAAAGKRLGFKTVGLLRGHAQQTPTVKDLQAFGMHLHWLGFAGYRARHAADFWVPWQAQYPTLQAVPEGGGGLAGALGCKVLKAQVCAQLSNLGWDDYHGWWLACGTGTTLAGLVLAEAGEHPVYGALAVPEDHGVTPQVEMILHEAGLGPGGYELIDASRGGFAKVDPTLLAFIEQTEQVSGVPLEPLYTGKALLALKQRIEAGRFAHGTRLVFVHSGGLQGRRGFSPLPSGE; this comes from the coding sequence ATGTTTTTGCCTTCCTCCGACTGGCTGCCCCAAGCCCCTCTTGAACCCCTTCAACTCGACTGGCTCACCCGCGCCGGCATTGAGGTCGCGATCCTGCGTCTGGACCGGATCGACCCGCTGATCAGCGGCAACAAGTGGTTCAAACTCATCGAACACCTCAAGACGGCCGATCTCGCGGGCGCCGAAGGCATCATCAGCCTTGGGGGCGCGCATTCCAATCATCTGCATGCGTTGGCGGCGGCAGGCAAGCGGTTGGGGTTCAAAACCGTGGGGCTGTTGCGTGGCCATGCGCAGCAAACGCCCACGGTGAAGGACCTGCAGGCGTTTGGCATGCACCTGCACTGGCTGGGTTTTGCCGGTTATCGCGCGCGGCATGCAGCGGATTTCTGGGTGCCGTGGCAGGCGCAATATCCGACGTTGCAGGCGGTGCCGGAGGGCGGCGGAGGATTGGCGGGCGCCTTGGGCTGCAAGGTACTAAAGGCGCAGGTTTGCGCACAATTAAGCAATCTTGGCTGGGACGATTACCACGGCTGGTGGCTGGCCTGCGGCACCGGAACCACCCTGGCCGGGTTGGTGTTGGCCGAGGCGGGCGAGCACCCGGTATATGGCGCTCTCGCGGTGCCGGAGGATCATGGCGTCACGCCGCAGGTCGAGATGATCCTTCACGAAGCCGGCCTGGGCCCTGGCGGGTACGAGCTGATCGACGCCAGTCGGGGCGGATTTGCCAAGGTCGATCCAACGTTGCTGGCATTCATCGAGCAGACCGAACAGGTCAGCGGTGTACCGCTGGAACCGCTGTATACCGGCAAGGCCTTGCTGGCGCTCAAGCAACGCATTGAAGCGGGCCGGTTTGCACATGGCACTCGGCTGGTCTTCGTGCATAGCGGTGGGTTGCAGGGACGTAGAGGATTCAGCCCCCTGCCATCGGGCGAATAA